The sequence GGCGCTTCAATCAAAAAGATTAGCAACCATTTGTCTCGATTGTCCTGTAGAGCTTGACGAGGAAAAATTAAAATTAAGAGAGCCGAACAAACCTGCCTTGCTCGAAGTGTTCAAAGAACTCGAATTTAGAGCAATTGCTCAAAAAGTAATAGGTGAGGACATTGGAGGAAAAGAAAAACTTCCTGCAGAAAAACCTAAAGGAAATTCCGCTCAAGGAGATTTATTCAATACATCAGACGATTCATTGCCGGCTGATTCACCCTCAGAGCCCGCTCCAACCAACTTTAAAACGATTGCAGAGGTTGAACACGCTTACGAATTGGTTGATACGGATGAAAAGTTGGCTTCGCTAATGGCATTGCTTCAACAACACTCTGAATTTTGTTTTGACAGTGAAACAACTTCACTCAATACCCTGGAAGCAGAAATAGTTGGTTTTTCATTTGCGATAAAAGCTCACAGCGCTTATTATGTGCCGTTTCCAGCAGACAGATCGGAAGCTTTCGCGAAACTAAATGTCTTTCGCGAACTGTTTGAAGACGAATCAAAAACGTTAATAGGGCAAAACATTAAATACGATTTTCAGATTCTAAAAAATTATGGCATCGAAATAAAAAACAAATTGTTTGATACCATGGTGGCGCATTTTCTAATTATGCCCGAAATGCGACATAACATGGATATTTTATCGCAGACTTACCTTGGTTACACACCGGTGAGTATTGAAACCCTCATTGGAAAGAAAGGAAAAGAACAATTAAGCATGCGTGATGTGGAGATCGAAAAGATAAAAGAATACGCTGCTGAAGATGCTGATGTAACGTATCAACTTAAAACCGCTTTCGCCCCTAAACTGGAAGAAAACGAAGTAGAAAAATTATTTACGGAAGTAGAGGTTCCGCTAATTAAAGTTTTAGCAAATATAGAACGCGAAGGCATTAATCTTGATGTTCCGGCCTTACGCGAGTTCTCTGCGCAACTACAGGGCGATATAACTCTTGTTGAAAAAGAAATTCAGGATTTTGCCGGAACTAAATTTAATGTTTCGTCTCCGAAACAAGTAGGTGAAATTTTATTTGATTATTTGAAAATTGTAGAGAAGCCAAAAAAAACGAAAACCGGTCAGTATGCTACAGGTGAAGATGTGCTGAGCAAATTGGAAAACGCACATCCCATAGTCTCAAAAATTCTGGATTACCGCGAATTAGTTAAGCTTAAAAATACCTATGTGGATACTTTACCGGAACTGGTAAATGAAAAAACAAAACGCATTCATACTTCCTTTAACCAGGTGGTTGCTGTAACAGGGCGTTTGAGTAGTGACAACCCTAATTTGCAAAATATTCCAATTCGTACTGAGAGAGGGCGACAAATCAGAAAAGCATTTATTCCAAGAGATAGCGATCATATTTTATTGAGTGCCGATTATTCGCAAATTGAATTAAGAATCGTGGCAAGCATTAGTGGGGATAAAAATATGTGCGAAGCTTTTCAATTAGGCAAAGATATCCACACTGCAACAGCGGCAAAAGTTTTTGGAGTTGCTGAAGCTGATGTAACAAAAGAAATGCGTTATAAAAGTAAAAGTGTAAACTTCGGAATCATCTATGGCCAGGGTGCTTTCGGTTTATCCGAAAATTTAAACATCTCCCGTGGTGAAGCCAAAGAACTCATTGATAACTATTTTAAAGAGTACGGCGCCATA is a genomic window of Sphingobacteriaceae bacterium containing:
- a CDS encoding DNA polymerase I, translated to MTKQTEKKLFLLDAYALIYRAYFAFSTNPRVNSKGFNTSAIFGFTNTLLEILNKEKPSHIAVVFDMEGPTQRHVEFEAYKANREEMPEDLRKSIPFIFELVRGFNIEVLGLEGYEADDVIGTLAIKAEKAGFTTYMMTPDKDYGQLVDANTFIYKPARLGNGAEILGVEEICKKWEIRNVAELIDILGLMGDKVDNIPGIPGVGEKTAIQLIKDYGSIENLYLNTDKLKGKLKEKVENNKEMALQSKRLATICLDCPVELDEEKLKLREPNKPALLEVFKELEFRAIAQKVIGEDIGGKEKLPAEKPKGNSAQGDLFNTSDDSLPADSPSEPAPTNFKTIAEVEHAYELVDTDEKLASLMALLQQHSEFCFDSETTSLNTLEAEIVGFSFAIKAHSAYYVPFPADRSEAFAKLNVFRELFEDESKTLIGQNIKYDFQILKNYGIEIKNKLFDTMVAHFLIMPEMRHNMDILSQTYLGYTPVSIETLIGKKGKEQLSMRDVEIEKIKEYAAEDADVTYQLKTAFAPKLEENEVEKLFTEVEVPLIKVLANIEREGINLDVPALREFSAQLQGDITLVEKEIQDFAGTKFNVSSPKQVGEILFDYLKIVEKPKKTKTGQYATGEDVLSKLENAHPIVSKILDYRELVKLKNTYVDTLPELVNEKTKRIHTSFNQVVAVTGRLSSDNPNLQNIPIRTERGRQIRKAFIPRDSDHILLSADYSQIELRIVASISGDKNMCEAFQLGKDIHTATAAKVFGVAEADVTKEMRYKSKSVNFGIIYGQGAFGLSENLNISRGEAKELIDNYFKEYGAIKSYMDETINFARENGYVKTLLGRKRWLRDITSNNATVRSYAERNAINAPIQGSAADMIKVAMINIYKEFERQNFKSKMLLQVHDELVFDIYKPELELVKPIIEKLMSEALPLAVPVEVGLGTGENWLAAH